TTTCATCGCGTCATTGACGGCTTCATGGCTCAGACCGGCGATCCTACCGGCACCGGTTCGGGCGGCCCCGGCTACAAGTTCGAGGACGAATTCGGCTCCTCGCACCGTCACAGCGGCAAGGGCGTGCTGAGCATGGCTAACGCCGGCCCCGGCACCAACGGCAGCCAGTTCTTCATCACCTTCACCGCCACCCCGCACTTGGATGGTCGCCATACGGTGTTCGGCAAGGTGGTGGAAGGCTTGGACGTACTTGATAAGCTGACCCGTATCCAGCCCGGCATGCCCGGTACTCCGGACGTGATCCAGAGCGCCTACCTCGTTCAGAAATAAGCGGCAATTGGAGAGGGCCCCGACATTGGACTTGCCGGGGCCCTCTCCTTTCTGCTTTACGGCAGCATTTGCTCCACTGGAATCTCGCCCAGCTTTTTCACGATGTCGGAGTCGGCGACCTTACAATTGGGACACCACGTCGCATGGAAGAACAGCACGTGTTTCGTGCTTCTGGCGGCGTCGCAGGTGGCTTTGGTATAGGGCAGATAGTGCACCATAGTCTTGCCACTCATCTCGGGGACGGCAGGCATATTTGTGCTGCCTTGGCGGCAATCAGTAGGGCGGCGGTGAGGGTAGAAGCAGTCCTGTAGAGCATGGCGAGACTTCCTGAAAGCGGTACGGGCCAGCGAGGTCAGAGGGTTCAACAGCTACGGTTGAACCGCCCCTGACCTTTCAGCAGGTCTGGGGTCAGCAAGGAGAGCGGCGTTGATTATTTGCGTCGCTTGAACGGATTCCAGCCTCCGCTGCGCTCCTGTTCCGGCTTGACCTCTGGTTGCGCAGGAGCGCTGCGTGGCTGCGAGGGTCCGTGGCGCCCCACGCGGATATTTTTGCCCGCCTCCTGAATGGGTGGTGGGGTGTTGGGGTCTTCGTAGACCTCGTCCTGCGGTGTTTCGCCCAGATCACTGAGCAGGGCGCGGCGGATCGCGTCGGCGTGGGGACGCTCGCCAGGGCGTTTGGCCAGCGCCTGCTCGGCCAGGCGGGACACGCCCCGTGAGACTGCCGGGTTCAAATGGGTCAGCGGGGCTGGAAAACGGGTCATGTGGGCGACCATCAGTTCCTCGTAGGTGTTGCCCTGGTAAGGGCGTTGCCCCGAGAGCAACTCGTACATCAGGATCCCCAGGCTGTACACGTCGCTGGCGGCGCTGCTGCTCTCGCCGTGGTAGATCTCTGGGGCCATGTAGTACGGACTGCCGCTGACCTGTCCCCCCTGCGCCACGAAATACGTGTTGCCCAGATCGCCCAGCGCGGCGCGGCCAGCCCCGTCGACGTAGATGTTGTGGGTCTTGAGATCCTGGTGAACCGCCCCCAGATGGTGCAGGTACGTCAGGGCCGAGGCCACGTCAGCCAGCAGCCGTATGGCAGCGGCGGGGGGCAGGGTCCGCCCTTGACTCCTGGCCAACTGCTCGTTCAAGGCTCCGTCCGGGTAATACCGGATCGCTAGGAATGCCCCCAGGCCGAACGGCGTGCCCGCGTAGCCCTGGACCACGTGCGGATGTCGGAACTGAAGAGTCAGCCGGACCTCATTTCCAAAGCGCTCTGCGGCCTCCTGCACGCGCAGGGTTTCCTCGTGTGGCAGTTTGAGAGCCACC
This sequence is a window from Deinococcus humi. Protein-coding genes within it:
- a CDS encoding peptidylprolyl isomerase, with product MSDTYTADGFTQAPELSAERQTKFSSTPELGDGIEPGKEYRAVLETSKGRIVVELFPDDAPVTVNSFAYLLRHHYYDGIKFHRVIDGFMAQTGDPTGTGSGGPGYKFEDEFGSSHRHSGKGVLSMANAGPGTNGSQFFITFTATPHLDGRHTVFGKVVEGLDVLDKLTRIQPGMPGTPDVIQSAYLVQK
- a CDS encoding serine/threonine-protein kinase: MTEPHNRAIAGYTLHRSLGRGNTSLVWLATDPAGREVALKLPHEETLRVQEAAERFGNEVRLTLQFRHPHVVQGYAGTPFGLGAFLAIRYYPDGALNEQLARSQGRTLPPAAAIRLLADVASALTYLHHLGAVHQDLKTHNIYVDGAGRAALGDLGNTYFVAQGGQVSGSPYYMAPEIYHGESSSAASDVYSLGILMYELLSGQRPYQGNTYEELMVAHMTRFPAPLTHLNPAVSRGVSRLAEQALAKRPGERPHADAIRRALLSDLGETPQDEVYEDPNTPPPIQEAGKNIRVGRHGPSQPRSAPAQPEVKPEQERSGGWNPFKRRK